The following coding sequences are from one Geothrix sp. window:
- a CDS encoding ABC transporter ATP-binding protein: MTITQAPPAVDCRNLSVRYGRIQALDEASFTVAPGQVYALLGRNGSGKTSLVRCLLGHQKPLAGRVELLGQDVWSRRTELMQRVGVVAEEPDAPPAMTPRQLLGFCADLHPGWDALAADDRLKRFRVPLDVPFGKLSRGQKAQLALTLALGPGPELLVLDDPTLGLDPVARREVYDELLSELADRGTTIFITTHDLAGIEGIADRVGILHEGRLLLDGSLEELKARHRKVSWAPFQALRPEELAPYAPLRIREGGLGGEAVLSQGDPARLLDGDRPDLKVHALSLEELFVALVGAESEVAS; encoded by the coding sequence ATGACGATCACCCAGGCACCCCCCGCCGTGGACTGCCGGAACCTCAGCGTCCGCTACGGCCGGATCCAGGCCCTGGACGAGGCCTCCTTCACGGTTGCGCCCGGCCAGGTCTACGCCCTGCTCGGGCGCAACGGTTCCGGCAAGACCTCCCTGGTCCGGTGCCTGCTGGGCCACCAGAAGCCCCTCGCGGGCCGGGTGGAGCTGCTCGGTCAGGACGTCTGGTCCCGCCGCACGGAGCTCATGCAGCGGGTGGGCGTGGTGGCCGAGGAGCCGGACGCGCCGCCGGCCATGACGCCGCGCCAGCTGCTCGGGTTCTGCGCGGACCTCCATCCCGGGTGGGATGCGCTCGCCGCGGACGACCGGCTGAAGCGCTTCCGCGTGCCCCTCGACGTCCCCTTCGGGAAACTCTCCCGGGGCCAGAAGGCGCAGCTCGCCCTGACCCTGGCGCTGGGCCCCGGGCCCGAACTGCTGGTGCTGGATGACCCGACCCTGGGCCTGGATCCGGTGGCCCGGCGCGAGGTCTACGACGAGCTGCTGAGCGAGCTGGCGGACCGGGGTACCACCATCTTCATCACCACGCACGATCTCGCGGGCATCGAGGGGATCGCCGACCGGGTGGGCATCCTCCATGAGGGACGGCTCCTGCTGGATGGCAGCCTGGAGGAGCTCAAAGCCCGCCACCGCAAGGTGAGCTGGGCGCCCTTCCAGGCACTGCGGCCCGAGGAGCTGGCGCCCTATGCCCCGCTGCGGATTCGCGAAGGCGGGCTCGGCGGCGAGGCAGTGCTGTCCCAGGGCGATCCCGCGCGGTTGCTGGACGGCGACCGACCGGACCTGAAGGTGCATGCCCTGTCCCTGGAGGAGCTGTTCGTCGCCCTGGTGGGCGCGGAATCGGAGGTAGCCTCATGA
- a CDS encoding GntR family transcriptional regulator, with translation MKTLLQVDPAEAAPLWRQIEEGVRRLAASGGLSAGALMPSVRDLARDLGVNPNTVVKAYQHLVEAGVLAVRRGDGTYVADSPPAFRASERAALLREGALRYAATALTTGADLPEATTFLAAAWKSITRKGGKS, from the coding sequence ATGAAGACCCTTCTTCAAGTGGACCCCGCCGAAGCGGCCCCCCTCTGGCGACAGATCGAGGAGGGCGTGCGCCGCCTGGCGGCCTCCGGGGGGCTCTCGGCCGGGGCGCTGATGCCCTCGGTCCGGGACCTGGCCCGGGATCTGGGGGTGAACCCCAACACCGTGGTGAAGGCCTACCAGCACCTCGTGGAAGCCGGCGTGCTGGCCGTTCGCCGGGGCGACGGCACCTACGTCGCGGACTCGCCCCCGGCCTTCCGGGCCAGCGAACGGGCGGCCCTGCTGCGCGAGGGCGCCCTCCGCTACGCCGCCACGGCCCTGACCACCGGGGCGGACCTGCCCGAGGCGACGACCTTCCTGGCGGCAGCATGGAAATCCATCACCCGTAAGGGAGGCAAGTCATGA
- the cysK gene encoding cysteine synthase A has translation MSLATAPITRPNRVEHAYDLVGYTPVVRLSRIVPAGSAKVYVKLESANPGGSVKDRIALSMIQDAEARGVLKPGSTLLEATSGNTGIGLAFVAAAKGYKITLVMPDTMTQERRALLKAYGATLVLTPGSGGMKAAVDKAQELADADPNYFLVRQFDNPANPAVHRRTTALEILEQVPELDAFVAGVGTGGTVTGVGEVLAKEKPGTLVVAVEPETSPLLSTGQAGPHKIQGIGPNFVPSILNREAFQRIRPVGYDDAIAIARRLAREEGLLTGISTGAIVFAALEVAKELGEGKTVVAVLCDTGERYLTHPLFAEIDGPAI, from the coding sequence ATGAGTCTGGCCACCGCCCCCATCACCCGGCCCAACCGCGTGGAACACGCCTACGACCTGGTGGGCTACACCCCCGTGGTGCGCCTGAGCCGCATCGTGCCGGCGGGTTCCGCCAAGGTCTACGTGAAGCTGGAAAGCGCCAACCCCGGCGGCAGCGTCAAGGACCGCATCGCCCTGAGCATGATCCAGGACGCGGAGGCGCGGGGCGTCCTGAAGCCCGGCAGCACCCTGCTCGAAGCCACCAGCGGTAACACGGGCATCGGCCTCGCCTTTGTGGCGGCGGCCAAGGGCTACAAGATCACGCTGGTGATGCCCGACACCATGACCCAGGAGCGCCGTGCCCTGCTCAAGGCCTACGGCGCGACGCTGGTGCTGACGCCGGGTTCCGGCGGCATGAAGGCGGCCGTGGACAAGGCCCAGGAGCTGGCAGACGCCGATCCGAACTACTTCCTGGTGCGCCAGTTCGACAATCCCGCCAACCCCGCCGTCCACCGCCGCACCACGGCGCTGGAGATCCTGGAGCAGGTGCCCGAGCTCGACGCCTTCGTGGCGGGCGTGGGCACCGGCGGCACCGTCACCGGCGTGGGTGAGGTGCTGGCCAAGGAGAAGCCCGGCACCCTGGTGGTGGCCGTGGAGCCCGAGACCTCGCCGCTGCTGAGCACGGGGCAGGCGGGTCCCCACAAGATCCAGGGCATCGGGCCCAACTTCGTGCCCAGCATCCTCAACCGCGAGGCCTTCCAGCGCATCCGGCCCGTGGGCTATGACGACGCCATCGCCATCGCCCGCCGCCTGGCCCGGGAGGAGGGCCTGCTCACCGGCATCAGCACCGGCGCCATCGTCTTCGCGGCCCTGGAGGTGGCCAAGGAGCTGGGTGAGGGCAAGACCGTGGTGGCCGTGCTCTGCGACACCGGCGAGCGCTACCTGACGCACCCCCTCTTCGCGGAGATCGACGGGCCCGCCATCTGA
- a CDS encoding RrF2 family transcriptional regulator gives MKGSAKGRYGLQLMVELALQAGRGPILVDAIAGRQGLPPKFLRVLLGSLKTAGLVKVQRGPSGGCELARHPSHISALEVLETLEGRLGGLSLPPDATHGARAVRELWTRSTEAARAVLKATTLADLATRQQALEVDSHGYSI, from the coding sequence ATGAAAGGTTCTGCCAAGGGACGTTATGGATTGCAGCTCATGGTGGAGCTGGCGCTGCAGGCGGGGCGCGGCCCCATCCTGGTGGACGCCATCGCCGGCCGCCAGGGGCTCCCGCCCAAGTTCCTGCGCGTGTTGCTGGGCAGCCTCAAGACTGCCGGGCTGGTGAAGGTCCAGCGCGGCCCCAGCGGCGGCTGCGAGCTGGCCCGCCACCCCAGCCACATCAGTGCCCTGGAGGTGCTGGAAACCCTCGAGGGCCGCCTTGGCGGCCTCAGCCTCCCCCCCGACGCCACCCACGGCGCCCGCGCCGTGCGCGAGCTCTGGACCCGCAGCACCGAGGCCGCCCGGGCCGTCCTCAAAGCCACCACCCTCGCCGACCTCGCCACCCGCCAGCAGGCCCTGGAGGTTGACAGCCACGGGTACTCGATCTAG